One stretch of Phaeodactylum tricornutum CCAP 1055/1 chromosome 9, whole genome shotgun sequence DNA includes these proteins:
- a CDS encoding predicted protein — MRFTRNTVIAVIMTNSLFLQRTSRLVVRALTTAAPLSTRRSAVALVPNAASATRATGFVMPTSTSTPFARMLATKATVEEDLDAALDDVLAGAYTEAKTPAGVEPVNHMKNSHPMPSPLVEQDIDYKDPELLSTSNPRWIEAGLDQRVIDVLSEKGITSFTPVQAEAFGPVMARRDVIGRSRTGTGKTLAFGLPALTRLVTFTTENGKRDARGVMKSGRKVSMIILCPTRELARQVQEELSQVARPLGLFVEVFHGGVSYDPQSRALRQGVDVIVGTPGRVIDHIERGTLDLSECDIAVLDEADEMLNMGFADDVEVVLKNVGSNNPQKTQCLLFSATTPSWVKEIGRQYQKDVLAIDSTADKGGARVAETVRHLAVQLAPGADAKRSVLEDIIAVEISKDADIGKIELEIANPIAAAAHKRKNKGNQAMQQKIFGKTIVFTETKREADELVSGGVFKSLTAQALHGDVGQKQRDSTLAAFRSGAFNVLVATDVAARGIDIQDVDLVIQFDPPRDVDTYVHRSGRTGRAGKKGVSVLLFNQRQSRDIVRIERDLGHGFKFDLVGPPSAEATLNAAAKTSAIATQSIPEETAEFFKESAAKLLESQDPVDVVARCLAAVSRRASEVQSRSLLTGQVGFATVEMVNERGRPVAANDVMFTIGKLSRMSNQEGDLAFDSQVGRIQTNSESGSVVFDMNVEDAKNLVKFSKTVDAGGAAFQLLKALAVERDRNFGRMGGGRDGGGRFSRGRGGGGSYGSGGSYGGGRGGYSDRNGRGGGRGGGRGGGRGGGGQRFDRRDGGGGQSGGYSGRYDGGRSKNSRGGSSW; from the exons ATGAGATTTACCCGAAACACTGTTATTGCTGTAATTATGACAAATTCTCTCTTTCTTCAGCGCACGTCCCGGCTCGTGGTTCGAGCCTTGACGACGGCTGCGCCGCTGTCGACCCGTCGGTCCGCTGTGGCCTTGGTGCCCAACGCGGCTTCTGCGACACGGGCGACTGGCTTTGTGATGCCAACCTCGACCTCTACACCTTTTGCCCGCATGCTGGCCACCAAAGCAACTGTTGAAGAAGACTTGGACGCCGCATTGGATGATGTTTTGGCAGGAGCCTACACGGAGGCCAAGACTCCGGCTGGAGTCGAGCCTGTCAATCACATGAAGAATTCCCATCCGATGCCTTCGCCATTGGTAGAGCAG GATATTGATTACAAGGACCCCGAACTCTTATCCACGAGTAATCCTCGTTGGATCGAAGCCGGTCTCGACCAGAGGGTAATTGACGTTCTAAGCGAGAAGGGAATTACGTCATTCACACCCGTACAGGCCGAAGCCTTTGGGCCAGTCATGGCTCGACGTGACGTGATTGGTCGCAGTCGTACCGGAACGGGTAAAACCCTAGCGTTTGGATTACCCGCATTGACTCGTCTCGTAACATTTACTACAGAAAACGGCAAGCGCGATGCCCGTGGAGTCATGAAGAGTGGACGCAAGGTATCCATGATTATTCTGTGCCCGACTCGGGAACTGGCGCGGCAGGTTCAGGAGGAGCTTTCGCAAGTCGCCCGCCCTCTTGGCTTGTTTGTTGAAGTCTTCCACGGTGGTGTGTCTTACGACCCTCAGTCTCGCGCCTTGCGACAGGGAGTGGACGTCATCGTGGGTACCCCTGGACGAGTAATTGATCATATCGAGCGCGGAACGTTGGATCTGAGTGAGTGTGATATTGCTGTTCTCGACGAAGCGGATGAAATGTTGAACATGGGCTTTGCGGATGATGTGGAAGTTGTTTTGAAGAACGTCGGTTCCAATAATCCGCAAAAAACGCAATGTTTGTTGTTTTCGGCCACGACACCGAGCTGGGTTAAGGAGATTGGCCGACAGTACCAAAAGGACGTTTTGGCGATTGACTCTACGGCGGATAAGGGCGGTGCTCGAGTGGCCGAGACGGTTCGTCATTTAGCCGTTCAGCTTGCTCCCGGCGCCGATGCAAAAAGATCTGTTTTGGAAGACATTATTGCGGTTGAAATCTCCAAGGATGCTGATATCGGCAAGATTGAACTCGAAATTGCCAACCcgattgctgctgctgcccacaaaaggaaaaacaaGGGTAACCAAGCCATGCAGCAAAAGATTTTTGGTAAGACGATTGTGTTTACCGAAACAAAACGTGAGGCGGACGAGCTAGTATCGGGAGGAGTTTTCAAAAGCTTGACTGCCCAAGCACTACATGGTGATGTCGGCCAGAAGCAACGTGATTCGACCCTTGCGGCATTTCGAAGCGGGGCCTTCAACGTGTTGGTGGCCACCGACGTGGCCGCGCGCGGTATCGATATTCAAGATGTCGATTTGGTCATTCAGTTCGATCCTCCGCGAGATGTGGACACCTACGTGCATCGCTCTGGTCGCACCGGGCGTGCCGGGAAGAAAGGAGTCTCTGTTCTGCTGTTTAATCAGCGACAGTCCCGAGACATCGTCCGTATTGAGCGGGATTTGGGGCATGGTTTCAAGTTCGATTTAGTTGGACCTCCGTCCGCTGAGGCTACTTTgaacgccgccgccaaaacATCGGCGATTGCGACGCAGAGTATTCCTGAGGAGACGGCTGAGTTTTTCAAAGAATCAGCAGCCAAGCTTCTGGAATCGCAAGACCCAGTCGATGTGGTTGCCCGTTGTTTAGCTGCTGTCTCCCGACGTGCGTCGGAAGTGCAATCCCGGTCGTTGCTGACCGGCCAGGTTGGCTTTGCGACGGTTGAGATGGTGAACGAACGTGGACGCCCGGTTGCGGCGAACGATGTCATGTTCACAATTGGCAAGCTGTCACGCATGAGCAACCAGGAAGGAGATTTGGCCTTTGACAGCCAGGTTGGTAGGATTCAGACCAACAGCGAATCGGGCTCTGTTGTATTCGATATGAATGTGGAAGATGCCAAAAATTTGGTGAAGTTCAGCAAGACTGTCGATGCTGGTGGTGCCGCCTTCCAGCTTTTGAAGGCGCTTGCGGTGGAAAGGGATCGAAACTTTGGACGAATGGGTGGAGGCCGTGACGGTGGTGGCAGGTTCAGCCGCGGACGTGGTGGCGGAGGCAGCTACGGCAGCGGAGGTAGCTACGGCGGCGGCCGTGGGGGCTACAGTGACCGCAATGGTCGCGGTGGAGGTCGTGGTGGAGGTCGCGGTGGAggtcgtggtggtggcggGCAGCGCTTCGATCGTCGTGACGGAGGCGGCGGCCAGTCTGGCGGCTACTCAGGACGTTACGACGGTGGACGCAGCAAGAACTCGCGCGGGGGTAGTAGCTGGTAA
- the SUMO gene encoding small ubiquitin-like modifier (Ubiquitin-like protein of the SUMO family, conjugated to lysine residues of target proteins, homolog to fungal Smt3p): MDVPATTEDVKESAESITVRVRDQTGEETFFKIKKTTKMQKVFETYATRKGVQVNSLRFLLDGDRITPDQTPKMLELEDQDQIDCVLEQTGGKGHGQIGAAAQ; encoded by the exons ATGGACGTTCCCGCCACGACAGAAGATGTCAAAGAGAGTGCGGAATCGATCACGGTCCGCGTGCGCGATCAG ACGGGAGAAGAAACCTTTTTTAAAATCAAGAAAACGACCAAGATGCAGAAGGTGTTTGAAACCTACGCGACTCGGAAAGGAGTCCAAGTCAACTCGTTGCGCTTTCTCCTTGATGGGGACCGTATCACACCTGATCAGACACCCAAGATGCTCGAACTGGAAGATCAAGATCAGATTGATTGCGTCTTGGAGCAAACGGGAGGTAAAGGACACGGACAAATAGGAGCTGCTGCTCAGTAA
- a CDS encoding metal ion transporter (CzcD, Co/Zn/Cd efflux system component [Inorganic ion transport and metabolism].), with translation MEDELQQQFFVNVTPTDDQELDTTPSWDKPDTLMSPKSSTCSNHKHQEIISSNHIPATSRTPEEASESVKTLSFPLSDENRSTDLDSNKDTNHTNSHSHLYYNQCPSNKRLLGTACISFMGFASFQMVFAFVAGSQSMLGDSAAMMVDAFTYGFNKLAEQQKNRDDKSSSKSTDVLSFRDRIRLNRKHNQNIPNVTIMLTFSIINLAIDVLNIFCFAKAKHLLGYATVEPKITPDRRGAKESWTSTQQMEESMTKEVRHIQGERYDEDDTIKEGFAHSHHDGTNLNMCSAYTHVFADTLRSLAIILAAGIALTVHSVKPEVADASAAVVVSGLILVSLVPLVRGLTRTASELCAIAAEVRQLTRKVDLLQSSRTTTVVDMG, from the exons ATGGAAGACGAACTGCAGCAACAGTTTTTCGTCAATGTAACCCCAACAGATGATCAAGAATTGGACACAACCCCGTCATGGGATAAACCCGATACATTGATGTCTCCAAAGTCCTCAACCTGCAGCAACCACAAACACCAGGAGATCATTTCGTCCAATCACATCCCTGCTACTTCGCGGACCCCCGAAGAAGCGAGTGAAAGTGTGAAAACTCTGAGCTTTCCGCTATCGGACGAGAACCGCTCCACAGATCTTGATTCGAACAAAGATACCAATCACACAaactctcacagtcacctgTACTACAACCAATGCCCGTCCAACAAACGCTTGCTGGGGACCGCCTGTATCTCATTTATGGGCTTTGCTAGTTTCCAAATGGTCTTTGCCTTTGTCGCGGGCAGTCAATCCATGCTGGGAGATTCTGCCGCCATGATGGTGGACGCGTTTACCTACGGATTTAATAAACTGGCGGAACAGCAAAAGAATCGGGATGACAAGAGCTCGTCCAAGTCCACCGATGTTTTGTCATTCCGCGACCGGATTCGACTCAATCGCAAAC ATAACCAGAATATCCCCAACGTGACCATCATGCTGACATTTTCAATTATCAATCTCGCAATCGACGTATTGAACATCTTTTGTTTCGCGAAGGCCAAGCACCTGCTGGGCTACGCCACTGTTGAACCAAAGATCACTCCGGATCGACGAGGAGCCAAGGAGTCGTGGACTTCAACGCAGCAGATGGAAGAATCGATGACAAAGGAAGTGCGTCACATCCAAGGAGAGAGGTACGATGAAGATGACACCATAAAGGAGGGATTCGCCCATTCCCACCACGACGGCACTAATTTGAACATGTGTTCGGCCTACACGCATGTGTTTGCCGATACACTGCGGTCGCTTGCCATTATTTTGGCCGCCGGCATTGCTTTGACTGTGCATTCGGTCAAGCCCGAGGTTGCGGACGCGAGTGCCGCTGTGGTTGTCTCGGGCTTAATTCTAGTCTCACTCGTGCCGCTCGTGAGGGGATTGACTCGGACGGCGTCAGAATTGTGCGCCATTGCGGCCGAAGTACGGCAACTTACACGAAAGGTAGATTTGTTGCAGAGTTCGCGTACGACTACTGTAGTCGATATGGGATAG
- a CDS encoding predicted protein gives MALVLPRLFTRFRQGFFPNGNEKKSLSKAQSCGIQGQKKALARAGRGPETSGRPETTMTTSCGSEWQQQTTNDTIVIYRTDAACSHTTGTESFRRISFPGSCRTPKLCRWPRTDSLIGTGPFRVRVEESLVRKDLLRGSWMPNRHRNERMPPEDQPQQQSSVHQSPVTTQDRNSLHSLDTPDAGTHTTLNTSRDPEHPNSSPCTARQTVPSTPQQALEIMESPLLSPSEDEASSRDDDQTNGTTNHLNNQNHHRVPADTDVPSNERLLGTAFVSFMGFAIVQTVFAFIAGSQAMLGDSAAMMVDALTYGFNYFAERQKNRDDDDDATTTMSRQLRARLRRKRTLIWELIPPLISVVTLVIVTAFVLRQAVKVLVLDAHRPKDQQHIPNVELMLAFSLLNLALDGLNVFCFAKAKHLMGYATVETSIAPHHEPLEALPTPNVPSEELVVSRIANHRTAENHGDDDSCGEESDQYHDDDGTNLNMCSAYTHVFADTLRSFAVILAAGIALIVDPVTPEVADAAAAVVVSGLILLSLVPLAQGLVRTASELSALVAEEKKRGTDEPWTEGVACRGEVV, from the exons ATGGCGCTCGTACTGCCAAGGCTGTTCACACGCTTCCGTCAAGGCTTTTTTCCCAATGGGAACGAAAAGAAGAGCCTGTCGAAGGCTCAGTCTTGCGGGATCCAGGGCCAGAAAAAAGCCTTGGCACGGGCGGGCCGGGGGCCGGAAACCTCGGGACGACCGGAGACGACCATGACAACGAGTTGCG GTAGTGAGtggcaacaacaaacgaccAACGACACGATTGTCATTTACCGTACCGACGCAGCGTGCTCCCACACGACTGGCACCGAATCCTTCCGTCGCATCTCCTTCCCTGGTTCTTGCCGAACACCCAAACTCTGTCGTTGGCCCCGGACGGATTCCTTGATTGGTACGGGTCCGTTTCGGGTACGCGTAGAGGAGAGCCTAGTTCGAAAAGATTTGTTGCGTGGTTCGTGGATG CCAAACCGGCACCGGAACGAGAGAATGCCTCCAGAGGATCAGCCGCAGCAACAATCCTCCGTCCATCAATCTCCCGTCACCACTCAAGATCGAAACAGCCTCCATTCGTTGGACACACCCGATGCGGGGACACACACAACGTTAAATACATCTCGTGACCCTGAACATCCCAACAGCAGCCCTTGTACTGCACGCCAGACCGTCCCGTCCACTCCCCAACAAGCTTTGGAAATCATGGAATCGCCTCTTCTCTCGCCATCTGAAGACGAGGCTTCCTCCCGGGATGACGATCAGACCAATGGTACCACCAATCACCTAAACAACCAAAATCATCACCGTGTACCCGCTGATACCGATGTTCCGTCTAACGAACGCTTATTGGGAACCGCCTTTGTCTCTTTTATGGGTTTTGCCATTGTGCAAACAGTCTTTGCCTTTATTGCCGGAAGTCAAGCCATGCTGGGAGATTCCGCCGCCATGATGGTGGATGCGCTTACTTACGGTTTCAATTACTTCGCCGAACGACAAAAAAACCgggacgatgacgacgacgcgacgaCCACCATGTCACGTCAACTTCGCGCACGACTCCGTCGCAAACGCACGTTGATTTGGGAACTCATCCCACCCTTGATATCCGTGGTGACTCTCGTTATTGTTACCGCCTTTGTGTTGCGCCAGGCCGTCAAAGTTTTAGTTCTGGACGCCCATCGTCCGAAAGATCAACAACACATTCCCAACGTCGAACTTATGCTGGCCTTTTCTCTCTTGAATCTTGCACTCGACGGACTAAACGTCTTTTGtttcgccaaggccaagcacTTGATGGGCTACGCTACGGTCGAAACCTCGATTGCCCCGCACCACGAACCCCTCGAGGCCTTGCCTACACCAAACGTGCCGTCGGAAGAATTGGTAGTGTCCAGAATAGCCAACCACCGCACTGCGGAAAATCACGGAGACGACGATAGCTGTGGGGAAGAATCGGATCAgtaccacgacgacgatggcacGAATCTCAACATGTGTTCGGCCTACACGCACGTATTTGCCGACACGCTGCGATCGTTCGCCGTCATTTTGGCCGCCGGCATTGCCTTGATTGTCGATCCGGTCACGCCCGAAGTTGCCGACGCAGCCGCGGCCGTGGTCGTTTCGGGCTTGATATTACTCTCACTTGTGCCCCTCGCGCAGGGACTGGTACGTACGGCCTCGGAACTGTCCGCCCTTGTTGCCGAAGAAAAAAAGCGGGGAACGGACGAGCCCTGGACAGAGGGTGTTGCTTGTCGAGGGGAAGTAGTGTAA
- a CDS encoding predicted protein, whose translation LIEDHRPRKRNKRGPKDPAAPKRASGAYVFFTNEMRPKVLQEFPGIKFVDLGKVLGERWRALTPEEKKRFEEVATEDKIRFQMEMQQYTA comes from the coding sequence TTGATTGAAGACCACCGTCCCCGCAAGCGCAACAAACGTGGTCCCAAGGACCCAGCCGCCCCCAAACGCGCGAGCGGCGCTTACGTCTTTTTCACCAACGAAATGCGACCGAAAGTACTCCAGGAATTCCCTGGCATTAAATTTGTTGATCTTGGTAAAGTGCTTGGCGAGCGCTGGCGGGCACTGACGCctgaagaaaagaaaaggttCGAGGAAGTGGCCACCGAAGACAAGATTCGCTTCCAGATGGAAATGCAACAGTATACGGCC
- a CDS encoding predicted protein, with amino-acid sequence MTVAGLMRQYQVVGRHAANEEHPNPEAYRMIIFAPNPTIAKSKFWYYMHQFRKMKKTTGEILDCVELVEKNSRIVKNYGIWLRYSSRSGTHNMYREFRDVKLTGAVSQLYDEMAGRHRTRPRSIQIIRTAQVAAKDLLRVNPTQFAKAKVQFPLPHRVASGKRGQKALSDRTYSTVRPTTFFG; translated from the coding sequence ATGACTGTTGCTGGATTGATGCGCCAATACCAAGTGGTCGGCCGCCACGCCGCCAACGAGGAACACCCCAACCCCGAGGCCTACCGCATGATCATCTTTGCCCCCAACCCGACGATCGCCAAGTCTAAATTCTGGTACTACATGCACCAGTTCCgcaagatgaagaagacgacggGTGAAATCCTGGACTGCGTCGAGCTCGTGGAGAAGAACAGCCGCATCGTCAAGAACTACGGCATTTGGTTGCGTTACTCTTCCCGCTCGGGAACGCACAATATGTACCGCGAGTTCCGGGATGTCAAGCTCACCGGCGCCGTCTCGCAACTCTACGACGAAATGGCTGGCCGACACCGTACCCGCCCCCGCTCCATACAAATCATCCGCACGGCACAGGTCGCCGCCAAGGACCTCCTCCGCGTCAACCCCACACAGttcgccaaggccaaggtCCAGTTCCCCCTGCCGCACCGCGTCGCCAGCGGAAAACGCGGACAAAAGGCGCTTTCCGACCGAACCTACTCCACCGTGCGTCCCACCACCTTTTTTGGTTAA
- a CDS encoding predicted protein — protein MTFRARPRVSVTGYRRHHHYRQRRHWPCVGLVVVVGVLVTALWDQSDGTVQAFVALRPTTPSPKRCGVSSSSSFDRSADEHDPPADGLLQKAVSNVTRSVSTRLSRDAADEASLERELDRKKQTLASRRLRQQQSSIVATGWTAEPYTIRLPLPKDSYNNNNSTRLGLSLAQVIDFETLSPVTLNVDRLVLERSNEKNNHAIGHSAKFADSWSRLDSTFRGIVVSRVQPGSLAAQQGVQIGDIVHAVSATWGDAVWPQSTLEGIASALTSRQTLARTTQPRNNAANTVRMDLQRPVLPAASSTDRTTATVTAGVRNQFELTLPRPLGIDIDERDGYVVVTGFEPMASTLVRMAVQVGDRVVAVDSSLGGTMWPVSTVQGVQSACTGRLPGKPVTLRFERPVAQLQTTLTYDDATGAVQPTVSQPPIPRTSEPASTNVAKSQPVPDPQTLLARCRDVLERYAVEHKHNQRISKSTAKESTAARFKDKYGVPAIVADKVVDAVAAAQIPFDAVTLSMVLRAYLSVSQVDRALQVFEAATLVAADGSTRPVPLGQSDTTLYVPDRGMPNGGVEVSAPALNLYTATAALQAQARAGDWNAVRRLWSALQPGLTANRESYGGLETARWAPVASVDTTCYNILLSAAERRRRDPEAFAQAEQWWEQMQDPPVSQFSTTADTRVTGFYMRQY, from the exons ATGACGTTCCGTGCACGACCCCGTGTCTCCGTCACTGGCTACCGCCGTCACCATCACTACCGGCAACGACGCCACTGGCCTTGCGTCGGACTCGtggtcgtcgttggcgtgCTCGTCACCGCACTCTGGGACCAGAGCGACGGTACGGTACAGGCCTTTGTCGCGCTCCGACCAACGACACCGAGTCCGAAACGGTGCGGAGTTTCCAGTAGTTCCAGTTTCGATCGGAGTGCCGACGAACACGATCCACCCGCTGACggtttgttgcaaaaggccgTGTCCAACGTGACCCGCTCCGTATCCACGCGCTTGTCCCGTGATGCGGCCGACGAAGCCAGTTTGGAACGGGAATTGGACCGCAAGAAACAAACACTGGCCTCGCGCCGATTACGACAACAACAGAGCTCGATCGTGGCGACGGGCTGGACCGCCGAACCCTACACGATTCGCTTGCCTCTCCCGAAAGACTcgtacaacaacaacaacagtacaCGTCTCGGTTTGTCACTCGCACAAGTCATCGACTTCGAAACGTTGTCCCCCGTCACACTCAATGTGGATCGATTGGTGTTGGAGCGCAGCAACGAAAAAAACAACCACGCCATTGGACACAGCGCCAAATTTGCTGATTCCTGGTCGCGTTTGGATTCTACTTTTCGGGGTATCGTCGTGTCCCGCGTCCAACCCGGCAGTCTCGCTGCACAGCAGGGTGTCCAAATTGGAGATATCGTCCACGCCGTGTCGGCCACCTGGGGCGATGCCGTTTGGCCGCAATCCACGTTGGAAGGCATTGCGTCGGCCTTGACCTCCCGACAAACATTGGCACGAACCACGCAACCCCGGAACAACGCCGCCAATACGGTACGGATGGATCTCCAACGACCCGTGCTACCGGCGGCATCCTCCACGGATCGGACCACCGCTACCGTCACGGCAGGAGTCCGCAACCAATTCGAATTGACCCTCCCGCGTCCGCTCGGTATTGATATCGACGAACGCGACGGTTACGTTGTGGTGACGGGTTTCGAACCAATGGCGTCGACTCTCGTGCGCATGGCAGTGCAGGTGGGGGATCGGGTGGTGGCCGTGGACAGCAGTTTGGGTGGAACCATGTGGCCCGTTTCCACCGTACAGGGCGTTCAATCCGCCTGTACCGGACGATTGCCCGGGAAACCCGTGACTTTGCGCTTTGAACGTCCCGTTGCCCAATTGCAAACGACGTTGACGTACGATGACGCGACGGGTGCCGTCCAACCCACCGTCTCTCAACCACCAATCCCGCGAACGTCGGAGCCAGCCAGTACGAATGTAGCAAAGAGCCAGCCGGTGCCGGATCCGCAAACGTTGTTGGCGCGGTGCCGGGATGTCCTGGAACGGTACGCTGTCGAACACAAGCACAACCAAAGGATCAGTAAAAGCACGGCCAAGGAAAGTACGGCCGCCCGCTTCAAGGACAAATATGGTGTTCCGGCTATTGTGGCTGACAAGGTGGTGGATGCCGTCGCGGCGGCACAAATTCCGTTCGATGCCGTCACACTTTCCATGGTTCTGCGCGCCTACCTTTCCGTCTCTCAGGTGGATCGGGCTTTGCAAGTGTTTGAAGCAGCCACGCTCGTGGCCGCGGACGGTTCCACCCGACCGGTGCCTTTGGGGCAGTCCGATACCACGTTGTACGTGCCCGACCGTGGCATGCCCAACGGTGGCGTCGAGGTCTCCGCCCCGGCACTCAACTTGTACACGGCCACGGCGGCACTGCAGGCGCAAGCACGCGCGGGCGATTGGAACGCCGTACGGCGACTATGGTCGGCGCTTCAACCCGGTCTCACAGCAAACAGAGAGTCGTACGGTGGCCTGGAGACGGCTCGTTGGGCCCCGGTGGCGTCGGTCGACACGACGTGTTACAACATTTTGCTGAGTGCGGCCGAACGTCGCCGACGTGATCCGGAAGCGTTTGCGCAAGCCGAACAGTGGTGGGAGCAAATGCAGGATCCGCCGGTCAGCCAATTCTCGACGACGGCCGACACACGTGTG ACGGGATTTTATATGCGTCAATATTAA
- a CDS encoding predicted protein has product MSQNWDPDLLENRLQTILLKAFKQGQENTVKSIEKSSGKDPTVISSETFRVASVNATQKERGKASKRSSNGDGKAGASNVHPLKNPDTLTVPSKNFQWFKLPLVGQAQPVTSTNVHESLAANAVPTDDPSDTTWTKFPVEESAAWRAWNRYNEVYSESKPPTEELNAPDQDLFFQTETFATLVRMRLASGLVASALQLCHRRLNGIYRAVQKAMHQNETLHVVVWRDQMATLWCLYAHVWLEIGEMLSPVNPDDHSETPNVFKNAAGIILSAATTCPIVGNHGWLSIALARLEGSKHEAKYVSKGLDILWDGLDRAHVRAVKPRVKLHNFSKSIWRSFRIPSTVTWKISALKQDPLVLEKLRRSFQTVVNLPGRIALQSYAMVDHASTRMLADEFNRWNDLLVRSHFTGPDDVLMSSPNSASSSSLALLDWMLPLINRSLLPADVEMEYRYTAAEPLSDATLFKEQGKDTDKEEKGESSGKVGNGERDANEKKGKDVEKEAKGETDEKETPGDTYIKTVATDTLSFGKDDKDKLGFSETAATRAPKGSEKSTAAPPPSFSGQQETLSILPSALVSSREADVVSPEKSATANPQAVWKKAPPSSSPPPPWQTSDCEEDRLVEDPDDDKFHTPTLSLDTVKNTATVVTSGESRKSPLRNRPAEADPSSLTVCTEIEQACPHCQIFVPPQCMHSHRQVCGR; this is encoded by the coding sequence ATGTCGCAGAACTGGGATCCTGATCTCTTGGAAAACCGTCTCCAAACGATTCTTCTGAAAGCATTTAAGCAGGGACAAGAAAACACCGTGAAATCGATCGAAAAGTCCTCGGGGAAGGATCCGACTGTCATTTCATCCGAAACCTTTAGAGTTGCATCTGTAAACGCGACACAGAAGGAACGTGGGAAGGCATCAAAACGTAGTAGCAACGGTGACGGAAAGGCTGGAGCTTCCAATGTCCATCCATTGAAGAATCCAGACACTTTGACGGTACCTTCTAAGAATTTTCAGTGGTTCAAACTTCCTCTAGTGGGGCAAGCGCAACCCGTTACATCTACCAATGTCCACGAATCGCTTGCAGCAAATGCTGTCCCTACCGACGATCCCAGCGATACGACATGGACAAAATTTCCTGTAGAGGAATCGGCTGCGTGGCGCGCTTGGAATCGATACAATGAAGTGTATTCGGAATCGAAACCACCCACCGAGGAATTAAATGCTCCCGATCAAGATTTATTCTTCCAGACCGAGACGTTTGCGACTCTAGTACGTATGCGCTTGGCCTCTGGTTTAGTCGCGTCGGCGCTTCAATTATGCCATCGCCGTCTTAATGGTATATACCGTGCTGTCCAAAAAGCCATGCATCAAAATGAAACTTTGCATGTGGTAGTTTGGCGCGATCAGATGGCAACCTTGTGGTGCCTCTACGCGCACGTTTGGCTAGAAATTGGTGAAATGCTCTCGCCGGTGAACCCCGATGACCATAGCGAGACGCCAAACGTTTTTAAGAATGCTGCTGGCATCATTTTATCAGCAGCGACAACCTGTCCTATTGTAGGCAACCACGGATGGCTGTCAATTGCCTTGGCGCGCCTCGAAGGTAGTAAACACGAAGCCAAATATGTTTCCAAAGGTTTGGATATACTGTGGGATGGTCTGGATCGGGCTCACGTTCGCGCTGTCAAACCGCGTGTCAAATTGCATAACTTTTCCAAGTCGATTTGGCGTTCGTTTCGAATTCCGTCTACGGTGACTTGGAAAATTTCGGCGCTGAAACAGGATCCGCTCGTTCTAGAGAAACTTCGACGTTCGTTCCAGACCGTTGTGAACTTACCCGGTCGCATCGCGCTCCAGTCATACGCAATGGTTGACCACGCGAGTACGCGTATGCTGGCCGACGAATTCAATCGTTGGAACGATCTACTGGTACGATCGCACTTTACCGGCCCCGACGATGTGCTAATGAGCAGCCCCAACTCAGCCTCGTCTAGCTCCCTTGCCCTACTGGATTGGATGCTACCACTGATAAATCGCTCGTTACTGCCCGCGGATGTAGAAATGGAATACCGCTATACAGCAGCGGAGCCACTGTCCGACGCAACGCTGTTTAAGGAGCAAGGCAAAGATACtgacaaggaagaaaaaggcgaaagTAGTGGCAAGGTAGGAAACGGCGAACGTGACGCGAATGAGAAAAAAGGTAAAGATGTCGAGAAGGAAGCAAAAGGCGAAACTGACGAGAAGGAAACACCAGGCGACACATATATCAAGACTGTGGCGACGGATACTTTGTCCTTTGGGAAAGACGACAAGGACAAGCTTGGGTTTTCCGAGACTGCAGCCACAAGAGCACCGAAGGGATCGGAGAAGAGCACGGCcgcaccaccaccatcatTCTCGGGCCAGCAAGAGACTCTCTCAATCCTACCTTCAGCTCTGGTGTCGAGCAGGGAAGCCGATGTGGTTTCGCCGGAGAAGTCCGCGACTGCCAATCCGCAGGCGGTGTGGAAGAAGGCACCCCCGAGTTCATCCCCGCCGCCACCGTGGCAAACATCGGATTGCGAGGAAGACAGATTGGTGGAGGAccccgacgacgacaagtTCCATACACCCACGTTGTCATTGGATACTGTGAAAAACACGGCGACCGTGGTGACGTCTGGTGAATCTAGGAAAAGTCCGTTACGAAATAGACCCGCAGAGGCTGACCCCTCCAGTTTGACGGTGTGTACCGAAATCGAACAGGCTTGTCCGCATTGTCAAATTTTCGTGCCACCGCAGTGCATGCACTCACATCGTCAAGTGTGTGgtcgctaa